The following proteins come from a genomic window of Musa acuminata AAA Group cultivar baxijiao chromosome BXJ1-7, Cavendish_Baxijiao_AAA, whole genome shotgun sequence:
- the LOC135679001 gene encoding CBL-interacting protein kinase 1-like, with the protein MVKEGGGEGLRVLGKYVLGRTLGEGNFGKVKYAKHVETGQAFAVKILDRSRVQSLNCSDQIKREIGTLKLLKHPSVVRLHEVSASKTKIYMVLEYVNGGELFDKIALKGRLSEREGRKLFQQLIDAVSYCHDKGVYHRDLKPENVLVHEKGNVKVSDFGLSALPQHVGNDGLLHTTCGSPNYVAPEVLKNRGYDGARSDIWSCGVILYVILTGSLPFDDRNLAVLCQKIFRGDTKIPRWLSPDAQDLLRRMLDPNPITRIDVAGIKAHDWFKQDYTPVIPIDDDDDDDDDDDDDDDLVPYSEPSSTKMHNESDEKGTTPTQINAFQLIGMSSSLDLSGFFEKEDVSERKIRFTSNHSPKHLFEKIEHIVTEMGFQIHRGHGKLKFSHQIKSSKFPRISSSLSVAAEVFELSPSLYIVELRKSHGDSSLYRQLCTRLSGDLGVCKSQQHICKALSMPELNNILEEILLRTESKETIK; encoded by the exons ATGGTGAAGGAAGGAGGAGGGGAGGGATTGCGAGTGCTGGGGAAGTACGTGCTGGGGCGGACGCTTGGCGAGGGCAACTTCGGCAAGGTGAAGTACGCTAAGCACGTCGAAACCGGGCAGGCCTTCGCCGTCAAGATCCTCGACCGCAGCCGCGTGCAGTCCCTCAACTGCAGCGATCAG ATTAAGAGGGAGATCGGCACGTTGAAGCTGCTGAAGCATCCGAGTGTAGTCAGGTTACACGAG GTGTCAGCAAGCAAAACTAAGATTTACATGGTGCTTGAATACGTAAATGGTGGCGAATTGTTCGACAAAATT GCACTGAAGGGAAGGCTCTCAGAACGCGAGGGTCGGAAGCTTTTCCAGCAGCTGATTGATGCTGTAAGCTACTGTCATGACAAGGGAGTCTACCACAGAGATTTGAAG CCAGAAAATGTTCTTGTGCATGAAAAGGGCAACGTAAAGGTTTCAGATTTCGGCCTCAGCGCCTTACCACAACATGTTGGG AATGATGGGTTGCTGCATACAACCTGTGGAAGCCCCAACTATGTTGCACCTGAG GTTCTTAAAAATAGAGGATATGATGGTGCGAGATCAGACATATGGTCTTGTGGTGTCATCCTATATGTGATTCTTACAGGGTCTCTTCCATTTGATGACAGAAACCTTGCTGTGCTTTGTCAGAAG ATCTTTAGGGGGGACACAAAGATCCCTAGGTGGCTCTCCCCTGATGCTCAAGACCTGTTGAGAAGAATGCTTGATCCAAATCCCATCACAAGGATAGATGTAGCTGGGATCAAAGCACATGACTGGTTCAAGCAAGACTACACCCCAGTCATCcccattgatgatgatgatgatgatgatgatgatgatgatgatgatgatgatttagtTCCATATAGTGAACCATCTTCCACTAAAATG CATAATGAGTCAGATGAAAAGGGAACTACTCCAACCCAAATCAATGCATTTCAACTCATTGGCATGTCTTCCTCTCTTGATCTCTCTGGTTTTTTTGAGAAAGAG GATGTCTCAGAGAGGAAAATAAGGTTCACATCCAATCATTCACCCAAACACCTGTTTGAGAAGATTGAGCATATTGTTACTGAAATGGGGTTTCAAATCCATAGAGGACATGGCAAA CTGAAATTTAGCCACCAAATCAAGAGTTCGAAGTTCCCAAGGATCTCTTCATCACTCTCTGTTGCTGCAGAG GTGTTTGAGCTCAGTCCATCTCTGTATATTGTGGAGCTAAGAAAATCTCATGGAGATTCTTCATTATATAGACAG TTGTGCACGAGGCTGTCAGGAGATTTGGGTGTCTGCAAGAGCCAACAACACATCTGCAAGGCGCTGTCGATGCCGGAACTCAATAATATTTTGGAGGAGATATTATTGAGGACAGAGAGCAAGGAAACGATAAAATAG